A genomic region of Arachis stenosperma cultivar V10309 chromosome 9, arast.V10309.gnm1.PFL2, whole genome shotgun sequence contains the following coding sequences:
- the LOC130947993 gene encoding uncharacterized protein LOC130947993: MGAQPPPHGNPAEQAPTATPTPPTLSQDQFLSWKRQKDAAESARKAEASRKRAEDIAAGTVQMNGRELFLHEPWVFDNSRY, from the exons ATGGGAGCACAACCACCGCCACACGGCAACCCCGCCGAACAAGCGCCAACAGCAACGCCAACACCTCCTACCCTCTCACAAGATCAATTTCTCTCCTGGAAGCGCCAGAAG GATGCAGCTGAATCAGCCAGAAAAGCTGAGGCATCGAGGAAACGCGCAGAGGATATTGCTGCAGGAACAGTCCAGATGAATGGCAGGGAGCTATTTCTGCATGAGCCGTGGGTCTTTGATAACTCACGTTATTAA